One Antiquaquibacter oligotrophicus genomic region harbors:
- a CDS encoding DUF58 domain-containing protein, which yields MAISGWFVLLLVVGVLPTAILGDPVVAALWCGGAVILGIIDLVIAGSPRQVSISRDLPGRLRLGDSAPSILTIANTGRRTVRGIVRDGWSPSAGARPTRVRMTVPPGERRSRTFTLQPFRRGERGTRHVTIRSFGPLRLWARQATLSAPGALLVLPPFNSRKHLPSRLARLRELDGATSVMVRGQGTEFDSLRDYVRGDDVRSIDWRATARRNDPTSADGRRLVVRTWRPERDRRVVILIDSGRTSAARIDNEPRIDTAFESALLLAALASGAGDRVDLVIFDRRVRGRVQGATGAELLSRMVTSMAPVEPELIDMDWSSVPGIVRSVTSHSALVVLATAIDAPGASRGLLSVLPQLTRKHTVVVSSVTDPAVLEATLQRGTRDEVYDAAAAERALLDQARVATAIRQLGGDVVTGSPQDLPPALADRYIALKAAGRL from the coding sequence ATGGCGATCAGCGGCTGGTTTGTGCTCCTCCTCGTCGTCGGTGTGCTGCCGACGGCCATCCTCGGCGACCCCGTCGTTGCTGCGCTGTGGTGTGGGGGCGCGGTCATTCTCGGCATCATCGACCTCGTCATCGCTGGCTCTCCCCGGCAGGTCTCGATCAGTCGAGACCTCCCGGGGCGATTGCGTCTGGGAGATTCGGCACCGTCGATCCTCACGATTGCCAACACGGGTCGCCGCACGGTGCGCGGCATCGTTCGCGACGGGTGGTCACCCTCGGCTGGCGCGCGTCCGACGCGAGTACGGATGACCGTTCCCCCGGGTGAGCGACGTTCTCGCACCTTCACGCTCCAGCCGTTCCGCCGGGGCGAACGCGGAACACGCCACGTCACTATCCGCTCCTTTGGGCCGCTCAGGCTGTGGGCTCGGCAAGCTACCCTTTCAGCCCCTGGCGCACTGCTCGTGCTGCCGCCATTCAACTCGCGCAAACACCTACCGTCGCGCCTCGCGAGGCTCCGCGAACTGGACGGCGCGACGAGTGTGATGGTGCGCGGTCAGGGCACCGAGTTCGACAGCCTCCGCGACTACGTCCGTGGCGACGACGTGCGGTCCATCGACTGGCGCGCCACCGCACGACGCAACGATCCGACCTCGGCTGACGGCCGCCGACTGGTGGTTCGCACCTGGCGCCCCGAGCGGGACAGGCGTGTTGTCATCCTCATCGACTCGGGCCGCACGTCGGCCGCGCGTATCGACAACGAACCCAGAATCGACACGGCATTCGAGTCTGCCCTCCTGCTGGCCGCTCTCGCTTCGGGTGCCGGCGACCGAGTCGATCTCGTGATCTTCGATCGACGAGTGCGCGGTCGTGTTCAGGGAGCCACCGGTGCCGAGTTGCTCTCCCGAATGGTCACCTCGATGGCCCCCGTCGAGCCCGAACTCATCGACATGGACTGGTCGTCGGTGCCGGGCATCGTGCGGTCCGTGACGTCGCATTCTGCCCTCGTTGTGCTCGCCACCGCCATCGATGCGCCCGGCGCCTCCCGCGGCCTCCTCTCTGTTTTGCCCCAACTGACGCGCAAGCACACCGTCGTCGTCTCGTCGGTCACCGATCCCGCCGTGCTCGAGGCCACACTGCAGCGCGGAACCCGAGACGAGGTGTACGACGCCGCCGCGGCAGAACGCGCACTCCTGGATCAGGCGAGGGTCGCGACCGCGATTCGGCAGTTGGGCGGCGACGTGGTGACGGGATCCCCCCAAGATCTGCCGCCGGCACTCGCCGATCGGTACATAGCGCTCAAAGCAGCGGGGCGCCTCTAG
- a CDS encoding AAA family ATPase, with protein sequence MTDTQLRESFARLRTEVGKAVVGQDAAVTGLTITLLAGGHVLLEGVPGVAKTLLVRTLSHALSLGTKRVQFTPDLMPGDLTGSLVYDSKAGEFEFREGPVFTNILLADEINRTPPKTQSALLEAMEERQVSADGVTRKLPVPFLVAATMNPIEYEGTYTLPEAQLDRFLMKLTLDLPAREHEVEVLQRHAAGFNPRDLVAAGVTPVLGAEELAQAQAAVARVGASADVLAYAVDLARATRQSPSVKLGVSPRGSTALLAASRAWAWLNGFEAITPDHVQAMALPVLRHRIQLRPEAELEGVTPDTILRSILQQVQVPI encoded by the coding sequence ATGACAGATACCCAGCTTCGCGAGTCCTTCGCGAGACTTCGCACCGAGGTCGGCAAGGCCGTTGTTGGCCAGGATGCCGCCGTCACGGGCCTCACGATCACCCTCCTCGCGGGCGGCCACGTGCTGCTGGAAGGTGTGCCGGGAGTTGCCAAGACACTCCTCGTCCGCACGCTCAGCCACGCGCTGTCCCTCGGAACGAAGCGTGTCCAGTTCACACCGGACCTCATGCCGGGAGACCTCACCGGTTCCCTCGTCTACGACTCCAAGGCGGGTGAGTTCGAATTCCGCGAAGGACCCGTGTTCACGAACATCCTTCTGGCCGACGAGATCAACCGCACGCCGCCGAAGACACAGTCTGCCCTGCTCGAGGCGATGGAAGAGCGCCAGGTATCCGCCGACGGCGTCACGCGCAAGCTCCCCGTGCCCTTCCTTGTCGCGGCGACCATGAACCCCATCGAATACGAGGGCACCTACACGCTCCCCGAAGCCCAACTCGACCGCTTTCTCATGAAGCTGACCCTCGATCTCCCCGCCCGCGAGCACGAGGTCGAAGTGCTACAGCGCCATGCGGCAGGGTTCAACCCACGCGACCTCGTCGCCGCCGGGGTGACACCCGTGCTCGGGGCTGAGGAACTCGCTCAGGCGCAGGCCGCCGTGGCTCGAGTCGGTGCATCCGCGGATGTCCTCGCCTACGCCGTCGACCTGGCGCGAGCAACGCGGCAGAGCCCCTCCGTCAAGCTCGGCGTCAGCCCCCGCGGCTCCACGGCGCTCCTCGCCGCGTCTCGCGCGTGGGCGTGGCTCAATGGCTTCGAGGCGATCACCCCCGATCACGTTCAGGCGATGGCACTGCCCGTGCTGCGCCACCGCATCCAGCTCCGGCCGGAGGCAGAGCTCGAGGGCGTCACACCTGACACGATCCTGCGGTCCATCCTTCAGCAGGTGCAGGTACCGATCTAA
- the aqpZ gene encoding aquaporin Z yields the protein MDKPLADSDVDVDTSASLPQRVAAEIFGTFLLVGGVIGTALFSSPNTGWLGVALAVGLAVIAGAYAVGHISGGHFNPAVTLGAAASGRFAWRDVPFYVVAQIIGGALATTVLFLIASNGPAGALSDFIAGGFASNGFGDHSPAGFGLVAVIITEVVLTGVFLYVILGVTDRRAATGFAPLAIGLTLTLLHLVAIPVSNASFNPARSIATAIYGGGDALIQLWVFIVAPIVGALIAGFTYNALFDSKKRG from the coding sequence ATGGACAAGCCACTTGCGGATTCCGACGTCGACGTCGACACCTCTGCTTCACTCCCCCAGCGGGTCGCCGCCGAGATCTTCGGCACCTTCCTGCTCGTCGGTGGAGTGATCGGAACAGCGCTGTTCTCGTCGCCCAACACCGGCTGGCTCGGTGTCGCCCTCGCGGTCGGTCTCGCCGTCATCGCCGGCGCCTACGCCGTTGGCCACATCTCGGGTGGACACTTCAACCCGGCCGTCACACTCGGTGCCGCGGCATCCGGTCGCTTCGCCTGGCGCGATGTTCCCTTCTACGTTGTCGCGCAGATCATCGGTGGAGCCCTCGCCACGACCGTGCTCTTCCTCATCGCCTCCAACGGGCCAGCGGGTGCCCTGAGCGACTTCATCGCCGGTGGCTTCGCCTCCAACGGGTTCGGAGACCACTCCCCCGCCGGGTTCGGCCTCGTGGCCGTCATCATCACCGAGGTGGTGCTGACGGGTGTGTTCCTCTACGTCATCCTCGGTGTCACGGACCGTCGGGCGGCGACCGGATTCGCGCCGCTCGCGATCGGCCTCACCCTTACGCTTCTGCACCTCGTGGCGATCCCGGTGAGCAACGCCTCGTTCAACCCCGCCCGCTCCATCGCAACGGCCATCTACGGTGGCGGCGACGCGCTCATCCAGCTGTGGGTGTTCATCGTCGCACCCATCGTCGGTGCGCTCATCGCGGGGTTCACCTACAACGCGCTCTTCGATAGCAAGAAGCGCGGCTAG
- a CDS encoding DUF4350 domain-containing protein, which translates to MTAVLDETTEVTPTLRVTARRWVSWIAIGIVAIAVALVSFAAVGSGSGGPPLDPESPAPTGTMALVEVLRDQGVDVTVTRSLDDTIDAVRSADDTTLVLHDVSGILDGDQLINAASLTSSLVILDPYFSELRAIAPEVAHAGSVTGILDADCDLGAVERAGTITGDGVGFRVIDDTVEAERCFESDDDVFSVIRVEKADGDVTVVGATTAMTNEAIVNHGNAAFALGLLGERERLVWYVPSFSDIDVGESDADLSPAWVIAVMILLVIVGIAAAVWRGRRFGPLVIENLPVTVKASETMLGRSRLYARSSSRLRALDALRIGTIDRLATMCGLSRHATVEEVIAAVAAVTGGDIQDLRNLLVGAQPRNDRDLIAYSDALLTLERDVARRLSP; encoded by the coding sequence GTGACGGCTGTGCTCGACGAGACCACGGAGGTCACCCCGACGTTGCGGGTGACCGCGCGACGCTGGGTGTCCTGGATCGCCATCGGAATCGTCGCGATCGCAGTCGCGCTCGTCTCCTTCGCCGCCGTCGGATCGGGTTCCGGCGGCCCGCCTCTGGACCCGGAAAGCCCTGCACCGACCGGAACGATGGCCCTCGTCGAAGTGCTTCGCGATCAGGGCGTCGACGTGACCGTGACACGTTCCCTCGATGACACGATCGACGCCGTGCGCAGCGCCGATGACACAACCCTCGTGCTCCACGATGTCTCCGGCATCCTCGATGGCGACCAGCTCATCAATGCAGCCTCGCTCACCTCGTCACTCGTCATCCTCGACCCGTACTTCTCCGAGCTGCGCGCGATCGCCCCCGAGGTCGCGCACGCCGGGTCGGTGACAGGAATCCTCGACGCGGATTGCGACCTCGGCGCAGTCGAACGAGCGGGCACGATCACGGGAGACGGAGTTGGTTTCCGCGTCATCGACGACACGGTGGAAGCCGAACGCTGCTTCGAGAGCGACGACGACGTGTTCTCGGTCATCCGGGTCGAGAAGGCGGACGGGGATGTCACGGTCGTCGGCGCGACAACCGCGATGACCAACGAGGCCATCGTGAATCACGGCAATGCCGCATTTGCACTGGGGCTTCTCGGAGAACGTGAGCGGTTGGTCTGGTACGTGCCGAGCTTCTCCGACATCGACGTGGGTGAATCCGACGCCGATCTCAGCCCCGCGTGGGTGATCGCGGTCATGATTCTGCTCGTCATCGTCGGCATCGCCGCTGCAGTGTGGCGGGGGCGTCGCTTTGGACCGCTCGTGATCGAAAACCTGCCCGTCACGGTCAAGGCGAGCGAAACCATGCTCGGTCGTTCCCGCCTTTACGCACGCTCGTCCTCGCGCCTGCGCGCCCTCGACGCGCTGAGGATCGGCACGATCGATCGCCTGGCAACCATGTGCGGCTTGTCACGTCACGCGACCGTCGAGGAGGTCATCGCCGCCGTCGCTGCAGTGACAGGAGGAGACATCCAGGATCTCCGGAACCTTCTCGTCGGTGCTCAGCCTCGGAACGATCGAGACCTCATCGCTTACTCCGATGCCCTTCTCACCCTCGAGCGCGATGTCGCTCGACGACTTTCACCCTGA
- a CDS encoding DUF4129 domain-containing protein translates to MIIAPTTVPVDPDADEAREWLVTELSGPQYQAARPTLIDQVAQAIWDWLMSLQVGTVQGPPAFGIAIVLVLVAAAVIVAILVFGVPRLNRRSAVAGALFGEDDERDSAALRKDAQTAAARGDWNTAIAEMFRATAKGLAERGILTTTPGTTARAFALGASERLPDLAESFQGAAKVFDNVRYLGASGTREEYELVADLEAHARERRAASAVVVA, encoded by the coding sequence ATGATCATCGCCCCCACGACGGTGCCCGTTGATCCGGATGCCGACGAGGCCAGGGAGTGGCTCGTCACCGAGTTGTCCGGCCCCCAGTACCAGGCCGCCCGCCCGACCCTCATCGATCAGGTCGCTCAGGCGATCTGGGACTGGCTGATGTCGCTCCAGGTCGGCACCGTGCAGGGCCCGCCAGCGTTCGGCATCGCCATCGTGCTTGTGCTTGTGGCCGCCGCGGTGATCGTGGCGATCCTCGTGTTCGGGGTCCCGCGCCTGAATCGACGCAGTGCCGTGGCCGGTGCCCTCTTCGGTGAGGACGACGAACGTGACTCCGCTGCACTGCGGAAGGATGCCCAGACCGCAGCCGCTCGAGGCGACTGGAACACCGCTATCGCCGAGATGTTCCGTGCCACCGCGAAGGGGTTGGCTGAGCGGGGCATCCTGACAACGACACCCGGCACAACGGCCAGAGCGTTTGCGCTCGGTGCCTCCGAGCGATTGCCCGATCTGGCCGAGTCGTTCCAGGGTGCCGCGAAGGTGTTCGACAACGTGCGCTACCTCGGGGCCTCGGGCACCCGGGAGGAGTACGAGCTCGTGGCAGACCTCGAAGCCCACGCGCGCGAGCGACGAGCGGCGAGCGCGGTGGTGGTGGCGTGA